The following coding sequences are from one Luteimonas sp. S4-F44 window:
- a CDS encoding rubredoxin, producing the protein MNDTSTQTAYRTWMCVVCGFLYDEAAGLPDEGIAPGTRWEDVPETWTCPDCGVTKDDFEMMVL; encoded by the coding sequence ATGAACGACACATCGACGCAGACCGCCTACCGCACCTGGATGTGTGTGGTCTGCGGCTTCCTTTACGACGAGGCCGCAGGCCTGCCCGACGAAGGCATCGCGCCGGGGACGCGCTGGGAGGATGTGCCCGAGACCTGGACCTGTCCCGACTGCGGCGTCACCAAGGATGACTTCGAGATGATGGTGCTCTGA
- a CDS encoding tetratricopeptide repeat protein, translating to MAPAALPLFEAALLVARDEYPGLDVHPFAARMQAHAAHLRVEVDAIDAGPLKMQAINRHLFEEVGYTGDQSHYYDPRNSYLSDVIERRLGNPISLAIVQYEVARRLGVALAGISFPGHFLVRLPVGDGMLVMDPFNGGRPLDIDELRLRAAAHLGGIPPDDDALAALLRPATARATVMRVLRNLHAGYREAGDWARAARCADRLLTLHPGTCDALRDRGLAYLALGHVPGAREDLTRYLQAAPEAEDADVIRERLVEAGLRRHRAH from the coding sequence ATGGCGCCCGCCGCGCTGCCGCTGTTCGAAGCCGCCCTGCTGGTCGCGCGCGACGAGTACCCCGGTCTCGACGTACATCCGTTCGCGGCGCGGATGCAGGCGCACGCGGCGCATCTGCGCGTTGAGGTCGATGCGATCGACGCCGGACCCTTGAAGATGCAGGCGATCAACCGGCACTTGTTCGAAGAAGTCGGCTACACCGGCGACCAGTCGCACTACTACGATCCCCGCAACAGCTATCTAAGCGACGTGATCGAGCGCCGGCTCGGCAATCCGATCTCGCTGGCGATCGTGCAGTACGAGGTCGCGCGCCGGCTCGGCGTTGCGCTGGCCGGCATCTCGTTCCCCGGCCACTTCCTGGTCCGGCTGCCGGTCGGCGACGGCATGCTGGTCATGGACCCGTTCAACGGCGGGCGCCCGCTGGACATCGACGAGTTGCGCCTGCGGGCGGCGGCGCATCTGGGCGGGATACCGCCCGACGACGACGCACTGGCCGCGCTGCTGCGCCCGGCCACGGCACGCGCGACGGTGATGCGGGTCCTGCGCAATCTGCATGCGGGCTATCGCGAGGCGGGCGACTGGGCACGTGCGGCGCGTTGCGCCGATCGACTGCTGACCCTGCATCCAGGCACGTGCGATGCACTGCGCGATCGCGGACTCGCCTATCTGGCCCTGGGACACGTGCCGGGGGCGCGCGAGGACCTGACGCGCTACCTGCAGGCGGCCCCCGAGGCCGAGGACGCCGATGTGATCCGCGAACGGCTGGTCGAGGCGGGCCTGCGTCGCCATCGCGCGCACTGA
- a CDS encoding LON peptidase substrate-binding domain-containing protein translates to MAGMTTSATLPLFPLDAVLLPGASLALRVFESRYLDMLRECGRRDSGFGICLILEGGEVGGPATPASVGTEAVIEDFDTGVDGLLRLRVRGARRFRVERTRVRDNGLVVADVDWCAPDPQIELQPEHALLGVVLRKILERIDGADRAFPEPRFDDAAWVGWRLAELLPLAAAQRQQLLQQDDPDVRLETLLRLVDD, encoded by the coding sequence ATGGCCGGCATGACGACATCCGCGACGCTGCCGCTGTTTCCGCTCGATGCCGTGCTGCTGCCCGGCGCGTCGCTGGCACTGCGTGTGTTCGAGTCGCGCTATCTCGACATGCTCCGCGAATGCGGTCGACGCGACAGCGGCTTCGGTATCTGCCTGATTCTCGAGGGCGGGGAGGTCGGTGGGCCGGCGACGCCGGCCAGCGTCGGCACCGAGGCGGTGATCGAAGACTTCGACACCGGCGTCGATGGCCTGCTGCGGTTGCGCGTGCGCGGCGCGCGACGCTTCCGCGTCGAGCGCACCCGCGTCCGCGACAACGGGCTGGTGGTCGCCGATGTCGACTGGTGCGCCCCCGATCCGCAGATCGAGCTGCAGCCCGAACATGCCCTGCTGGGTGTGGTGCTGCGCAAGATCCTCGAACGCATCGACGGCGCCGACCGCGCCTTCCCCGAGCCACGGTTCGACGATGCGGCCTGGGTCGGCTGGCGGTTGGCCGAACTGCTGCCGCTGGCCGCCGCGCAGCGCCAGCAGCTGTTGCAGCAGGACGATCCCGACGTCCGCCTGGAGACGCTACTGCGGCTGGTCGACGACTGA
- the thiE gene encoding thiamine phosphate synthase: protein MNASPTEPPRGLYLLTPDEIDTARLLARVASVLPHATWLQYRNKRADAALRREQASALLALCRATGVPLLVNDDWRLAAELGADGAHLGEDDGALVEARTALGTQAILGASCYDDGALAVRAVEAGASYVAFGSFYPSPTKPAARRARPALLREAAALGVPRVAIGGITPDNARTLIAAGADLVAVVSGVFDAPHPAGAARAYRACFGL, encoded by the coding sequence ATGAACGCTTCCCCGACCGAGCCGCCGCGCGGGCTGTACCTGCTCACACCCGACGAGATCGACACTGCGCGGCTGCTGGCGCGCGTCGCCAGCGTGCTGCCGCATGCGACCTGGCTGCAGTACCGCAACAAACGCGCCGACGCGGCGCTGCGCCGGGAGCAGGCCAGCGCATTGTTGGCGCTGTGCCGGGCCACCGGCGTGCCGTTGCTGGTGAACGACGACTGGCGGCTGGCGGCCGAGCTCGGCGCCGACGGTGCGCATCTGGGCGAAGACGACGGCGCGCTCGTCGAGGCACGAACGGCGCTGGGGACGCAGGCGATCCTCGGTGCGTCCTGCTACGACGACGGTGCCCTGGCGGTGCGCGCGGTCGAGGCCGGCGCCAGCTACGTCGCCTTCGGCAGCTTCTACCCCTCGCCCACCAAGCCGGCGGCGCGGCGCGCACGTCCCGCACTGCTGCGCGAGGCCGCCGCGCTGGGCGTGCCGCGGGTGGCGATCGGCGGCATCACCCCGGACAATGCGCGCACGCTCATCGCGGCCGGCGCGGATCTGGTCGCCGTCGTCAGCGGCGTCTTCGATGCGCCGCACCCCGCCGGCGCCGCACGCGCCTACCGCGCCTGCTTCGGGCTCTGA
- a CDS encoding NAD(P)-dependent oxidoreductase — MPTLAGKTLFITGASRGIGLAIALRAARDGANVAIAAKSSVPNPRLPGTIHSAAEAVNAAGGRGLALKCDIRDEDQVRAAVAATVDAFGGIDILVNNASAIWLRGTLETPMKRFDLMQQVNARGSFLCAQACLPHLLAAPNPHILTLCPPPSLDPKWWAPHTGYTLAKMGMSFVTLGLAAEFGPQGVAVNALWPRTLIGTDALNMIPGVERGNGRSPAIMGDAAHAILVRPAAGFHGQFLIDDEVLREAGVEDFSHYALDPSQPLLPDLFL; from the coding sequence ATGCCCACACTCGCCGGCAAGACACTTTTCATCACCGGCGCCTCGCGCGGCATCGGTCTGGCGATCGCGCTGCGCGCTGCGCGCGATGGCGCCAACGTTGCGATCGCCGCGAAGTCGTCGGTGCCCAACCCCAGGTTGCCGGGCACCATCCACAGCGCGGCCGAGGCGGTGAACGCGGCGGGCGGCCGGGGCTTGGCCCTCAAATGCGACATCCGCGACGAGGACCAGGTGCGTGCCGCGGTCGCCGCCACTGTTGACGCCTTCGGCGGCATCGACATCCTGGTCAACAACGCCAGTGCGATCTGGCTGCGCGGCACCCTTGAAACACCGATGAAGCGCTTCGACCTGATGCAGCAGGTCAACGCCCGCGGCAGCTTCCTGTGCGCGCAGGCCTGCCTGCCGCATCTGCTCGCAGCCCCCAATCCGCACATCCTGACCCTGTGCCCGCCGCCGTCGCTCGATCCCAAATGGTGGGCGCCACACACCGGTTACACGCTGGCCAAGATGGGCATGAGCTTCGTCACGCTCGGCCTGGCGGCCGAGTTCGGCCCGCAGGGGGTCGCGGTCAATGCGCTGTGGCCCCGTACGCTGATCGGCACCGATGCCTTGAACATGATTCCCGGGGTCGAACGCGGCAACGGCCGCAGCCCGGCGATCATGGGCGACGCGGCGCACGCGATCCTGGTGCGTCCGGCCGCCGGGTTCCACGGGCAGTTCCTGATCGACGACGAGGTGCTGCGCGAGGCGGGGGTCGAGGACTTCTCGCACTATGCGCTCGATCCCAGCCAGCCCCTGCTGCCCGACCTGTTCCTGTAA
- a CDS encoding DUF192 domain-containing protein: MRAIRVLMLCLFAAMLPACASGTPWVELAGHRYQVEIATTDEARARGLMFRDVLEQGHGMLFVHETEAPQAYWMKNTHIPLDILYFDNERRLVSQQRDVPPCSAGNRCPSYPSEGPARFVLELNAGEAQRIGLRDGTVLTLSPAIHVP; the protein is encoded by the coding sequence ATGCGTGCGATCCGTGTCCTGATGCTGTGTCTGTTCGCGGCGATGCTGCCCGCCTGCGCCAGCGGTACGCCCTGGGTCGAGCTGGCCGGCCACCGTTATCAGGTGGAGATCGCCACCACCGACGAGGCCCGCGCACGCGGTCTGATGTTCCGCGATGTACTCGAGCAGGGCCACGGCATGTTGTTCGTGCACGAGACCGAGGCGCCGCAGGCCTATTGGATGAAGAACACCCACATCCCGCTCGACATCCTCTACTTCGATAACGAGCGCCGCCTGGTCTCCCAGCAACGCGACGTGCCGCCGTGCTCGGCCGGCAACCGCTGTCCGTCCTACCCCAGCGAGGGGCCGGCACGCTTCGTGCTCGAACTCAATGCGGGTGAGGCGCAGCGCATCGGCTTGCGTGACGGCACGGTGCTGACCCTGTCGCCAGCGATCCATGTGCCTTGA
- a CDS encoding HAD-IA family hydrolase, with protein sequence MSPTLPRLVLFDFDGVLAHYAHEARLRDLARVAGCAPARVAAALFESGLERAYDSGAIDTAAYLLQLGDALDCTIDEAAWIASRVASSRVDPAVLALVTSVAQRVPIGVLSNNGALMAEAMRHIVTPLFPALDGRVLCSGALRARKPERAIFELALAHFSVAARDVLFLDDLFANVRGARAAGLQADTVHDARSLRRVLRRHGLG encoded by the coding sequence GTGAGCCCGACGCTGCCGCGGCTGGTGCTGTTCGACTTCGACGGCGTGCTCGCACATTACGCGCACGAGGCGCGCCTGCGTGACTTGGCGCGGGTCGCGGGGTGCGCGCCCGCCCGGGTCGCCGCCGCACTGTTCGAGTCGGGCCTGGAGCGCGCCTACGACAGCGGCGCGATCGACACCGCGGCCTACCTGCTGCAGCTCGGCGACGCACTCGATTGCACGATCGACGAGGCGGCGTGGATCGCCTCGCGCGTGGCCTCCAGTCGCGTGGATCCCGCGGTCCTGGCGCTGGTGACGTCGGTCGCGCAGCGCGTGCCGATCGGCGTGCTCAGCAACAACGGTGCGCTGATGGCCGAGGCGATGCGTCACATCGTGACGCCACTGTTCCCGGCGCTCGACGGCCGTGTGCTGTGCAGCGGCGCGTTGCGGGCGCGCAAGCCCGAACGCGCGATTTTCGAACTGGCGCTCGCGCATTTCAGCGTCGCGGCGCGGGATGTGCTGTTCCTCGACGATCTGTTCGCCAACGTGCGCGGCGCCCGCGCCGCCGGGCTGCAGGCCGACACCGTGCACGACGCGCGCTCACTGCGGCGGGTGCTGCGGCGGCATGGGCTGGGCTAG
- the hemL gene encoding glutamate-1-semialdehyde 2,1-aminomutase → MDTARSLALFARARTLLPGGVNSPVRAFKSVGGEPFFVQRADGPYLFDVDDNRYIDYVGSWGPMIVGHNHPQVRQAVKRAIGDGLSFGAPCPAEVTMAERITALVPSCEMVRMVNSGTEATLSAIRLARGATGRSCIVKFEGCYHGHGDSFLVKAGSGALTFGVPTSPGVPKALADLTLTLPYNDFDAATELFARAGDQIAGLIIEPVVGNANCLPPREGYLQHLRALCTQYGALLIFDEVMTGFRVALGGAQARYGVTPDLSTFGKIIGGGMPVGAYGGRRALMEQIAPAGPIYQAGTLSGNPVAMAAGLAMLDLISEPGFHAALEAATHTLCDGLEAAAREAGVPFTTTRVGAMFGLFFTDQPRVDTYAQAVACDTAAFNRFFHGMLERGVFLAPSAFEAGFLSAAHDADVIDATIAAAREAFADIAA, encoded by the coding sequence ATGGATACCGCCCGTTCGCTAGCCCTGTTCGCCCGCGCCCGCACGCTGCTGCCCGGAGGCGTCAACTCGCCGGTGCGCGCGTTCAAATCCGTGGGCGGCGAGCCGTTCTTCGTGCAGCGCGCCGATGGCCCGTACCTGTTCGACGTCGACGACAACCGCTACATCGACTACGTCGGCTCGTGGGGCCCGATGATCGTCGGCCACAACCACCCGCAGGTGCGGCAGGCGGTCAAGCGCGCGATCGGCGACGGCCTGTCCTTCGGCGCGCCGTGCCCGGCGGAGGTCACGATGGCCGAGCGCATCACCGCGCTGGTGCCCTCCTGCGAGATGGTGCGCATGGTCAACTCGGGCACCGAGGCCACGCTGTCGGCGATCCGTCTGGCGCGCGGGGCGACCGGTCGCAGCTGCATCGTGAAGTTCGAGGGCTGCTACCACGGCCACGGCGATTCGTTCCTGGTCAAGGCCGGCAGCGGCGCGCTGACCTTCGGCGTGCCGACCTCGCCGGGTGTGCCCAAGGCGCTGGCCGACCTCACGCTGACCCTGCCCTACAACGACTTCGACGCCGCCACCGAGTTGTTCGCGCGCGCCGGCGACCAGATCGCCGGGCTGATCATCGAGCCGGTGGTCGGCAACGCCAACTGCCTGCCGCCGCGCGAGGGCTATCTGCAGCACCTGCGCGCGTTATGCACGCAGTACGGTGCGTTGCTGATCTTCGACGAGGTGATGACCGGTTTCCGCGTCGCGCTCGGCGGCGCGCAGGCGCGCTATGGCGTGACGCCGGACCTGAGCACGTTCGGCAAGATCATCGGCGGCGGCATGCCGGTGGGCGCCTACGGCGGCCGGCGCGCGTTGATGGAACAGATCGCGCCTGCCGGCCCGATCTACCAGGCCGGCACACTGAGCGGCAATCCGGTCGCGATGGCGGCCGGGCTGGCAATGCTCGACCTGATTTCCGAGCCGGGCTTCCACGCCGCGCTCGAGGCGGCGACGCACACGCTGTGCGACGGCCTGGAGGCAGCCGCGCGCGAAGCCGGCGTGCCGTTCACGACCACCCGCGTCGGCGCGATGTTCGGCCTGTTCTTCACCGACCAGCCGCGTGTCGACACCTACGCGCAAGCCGTCGCCTGCGACACCGCGGCCTTCAACCGCTTCTTCCACGGCATGCTCGAACGCGGTGTGTTCCTCGCGCCCTCGGCGTTCGAGGCCGGGTTCCTGTCCGCGGCGCACGATGCCGATGTGATCGACGCGACGATCGCCGCGGCCCGGGAGGCGTTCGCCGACATCGCCGCGTGA
- a CDS encoding serine/threonine protein kinase, whose translation MSSSADPAIELHALKSDSFGRIALMRGADGSLFVRRDLRHVPLWLRLPAWWLARREARGLARVRGMADVPQLLRWDGRRLDRSYMAGAAMYQRPPHGDLAYFRHARRQLQALHRRGLAHNDLAKEANWLVLDDGRPAIIDFQLAVVGDPRSRWMRLLAREDLRHLLKHKRTYCRAALTPVEQRLLRRRSWVRDLWFRTGKPVYRVVTRKLLKWEDNEGRGPKP comes from the coding sequence ATGTCATCGTCCGCCGACCCCGCCATCGAGCTGCATGCGCTCAAGTCCGACAGCTTCGGCCGCATCGCGTTGATGCGCGGCGCCGACGGCAGCCTGTTCGTGCGCCGGGACCTGCGCCATGTGCCGCTGTGGCTGCGGCTGCCGGCGTGGTGGCTGGCGCGTCGCGAGGCGCGCGGACTGGCCCGCGTGCGCGGCATGGCCGATGTGCCGCAGCTGCTGCGCTGGGACGGGCGGCGGCTCGATCGCAGCTACATGGCTGGCGCGGCGATGTACCAGCGCCCGCCGCACGGCGATCTGGCGTACTTCCGTCACGCGCGGCGGCAACTCCAGGCGTTGCATCGGCGCGGCCTGGCGCACAACGACCTGGCCAAAGAGGCGAACTGGCTGGTGCTCGACGATGGCCGCCCGGCGATCATCGACTTCCAGCTCGCCGTCGTCGGCGATCCGCGTTCGCGTTGGATGCGGCTGCTCGCGCGCGAGGACCTGCGTCACCTGCTCAAGCACAAGCGCACCTATTGCCGCGCCGCGCTCACGCCGGTCGAGCAGCGCCTGCTGCGGCGGCGCTCCTGGGTGCGCGATCTGTGGTTCCGCACCGGCAAGCCGGTCTATCGCGTGGTCACCCGCAAGCTGCTCAAGTGGGAAGATAACGAGGGTCGAGGGCCGAAGCCTTGA
- a CDS encoding acetylornithine transaminase has translation MSTATDAPLSLARYVLPVYRPRALVLERGQGSRLWDDAGREYVDLSAGIAVCGLGHNDPDLVAALVEQAGKLWHTSNVFYSAPPLQLAAELVEASGFATRAFLCNSGAEANEAAIKLVRKWAAAQGRSPDRRVIVTCRGSFHGRTLATVTATAQPKYQAGYEPLPGGFRYVDFNDIAQLEAAMAGGDVAAVMLEPVQGEGGVMPAAEGYLAAVRALCDRHDALLVLDEIQSGMGRTGTLFAFEQDGATPDIMTLAKALGGGFPIGALLAGPKVSESMQFGDHGTTFGGNPLAAAVARVALRKLASKQIAENVARQSRALREGLAALDAEFQVFSQVRGRGLMLGAVLRPEHAGAATAILDRAAYHGLLLLQAGPDVLRFVPALNITDRDIAEGLARLRAALVDHFAAG, from the coding sequence ATGAGCACCGCGACCGACGCCCCCCTGTCCTTGGCCCGTTACGTCCTGCCGGTGTACCGGCCGCGCGCGCTTGTGCTCGAACGCGGTCAGGGCTCGCGTCTGTGGGACGACGCCGGCCGCGAGTACGTGGACCTGTCGGCGGGCATCGCCGTGTGCGGCCTTGGCCACAATGATCCCGACCTCGTGGCCGCCCTGGTCGAGCAGGCGGGCAAGCTGTGGCACACCAGCAATGTGTTCTACAGCGCGCCGCCGCTGCAGCTGGCGGCCGAACTGGTCGAGGCCAGCGGCTTCGCCACGCGCGCGTTCCTGTGCAACTCCGGCGCCGAGGCCAACGAGGCGGCGATCAAGCTGGTGCGCAAGTGGGCCGCGGCGCAGGGCCGCAGCCCCGATCGCCGGGTGATCGTCACCTGTCGTGGCAGCTTCCACGGCCGCACCCTGGCCACCGTCACCGCGACCGCGCAGCCCAAGTACCAGGCCGGCTACGAGCCGCTGCCCGGCGGCTTCCGCTACGTCGACTTCAACGACATCGCGCAGCTCGAAGCCGCGATGGCCGGCGGCGACGTCGCCGCGGTGATGCTCGAGCCGGTGCAGGGCGAAGGCGGCGTCATGCCTGCCGCCGAAGGCTACCTGGCGGCCGTGCGCGCGCTGTGCGACCGCCACGACGCGTTGCTGGTGCTCGACGAGATCCAGTCCGGCATGGGACGCACCGGCACGTTGTTCGCATTCGAGCAGGACGGCGCGACGCCCGACATCATGACCTTGGCCAAGGCGCTGGGCGGAGGCTTTCCGATCGGTGCGCTGCTGGCCGGCCCCAAGGTCAGCGAATCGATGCAGTTCGGCGACCACGGCACCACCTTCGGCGGCAATCCATTGGCCGCTGCGGTCGCGCGCGTCGCGCTGCGCAAGCTCGCTTCAAAGCAGATTGCCGAGAACGTCGCGCGCCAGTCCCGCGCGCTGCGCGAAGGCCTGGCCGCGCTCGACGCCGAGTTCCAGGTGTTTTCCCAGGTGCGCGGCCGCGGCTTGATGCTCGGCGCCGTGTTGCGGCCCGAGCACGCCGGAGCGGCCACCGCGATCCTCGACCGCGCCGCGTACCACGGCCTGCTGCTGCTGCAGGCCGGGCCGGACGTGCTGCGCTTCGTGCCGGCGCTCAACATCACCGACCGCGATATCGCCGAAGGGCTGGCGCGCCTGCGCGCCGCGCTGGTCGATCACTTCGCGGCGGGGTGA
- a CDS encoding bifunctional DedA family/phosphatase PAP2 family protein, with translation MLSEFFNSLIGWVGDHPVAAGIVVFLIAFCDSVIVLGAIVPALPLLFAIGVLIGLGEISGPYAVACATLGAMAGDGLSYWVGRRWGHGLRTVWPFHKFPQLLDRGENLFRRNAVKSILIARYVGAIRPFVPAIAGIAKMPLRRYLPVSGVACLSWGALFLAPGWLFGASYDAVAAVADRLAIVLGALVAVLALAWAIVLYTYRWFDAHANSLLARLLGWTRQHPRLGRYAVALVDPRRPESASLAILAVCLLAIGWAWFALLATVIMRGEPLLLDQTVFQFMYELRNPLADRLMAGLASIGDVHVLGPAVALTLGWLIWRRRWLGAAHWLAALAFGMALTALLGAVIDMPRPPTAHGGFGFPAVEITMATIVFGFFAVLIARELPGRSRVWPYLVSGAVVAVLGFARLYLGAHWLSDIVGGMLLGIVWLLVLGIAYRRHVDRSFWMRPVATIFYVTFVLAALWHAPRAVDPLLARLVAAPPARTLAVGDWWARDWAQLPGQLRERDPAHRWPLDLQVAGPLAPLQARLQAQGWQVQPQADWMQVLNLLDDDVPADDKPVLPATLDANAESLLMRRVTDESRIEVLRLWRAPVQLDDAQPLWLGTSQSMLQTRPFGLFSLWQPQPDAHGVHRGLRDVLTGFEWREDVHPQSGVPTLRLRIAGDGSVVDQPQ, from the coding sequence ATGCTCAGCGAATTCTTCAATAGCCTCATCGGGTGGGTCGGCGACCACCCGGTCGCGGCCGGCATCGTCGTCTTCCTGATCGCCTTCTGCGACTCAGTCATCGTGCTCGGCGCCATCGTGCCGGCGCTGCCGCTGCTGTTCGCGATCGGCGTGCTGATCGGCCTGGGCGAGATCTCCGGCCCGTACGCGGTCGCCTGCGCCACGCTCGGCGCGATGGCCGGCGACGGGCTGAGCTATTGGGTCGGCCGACGCTGGGGCCACGGGCTGCGGACGGTGTGGCCGTTCCACAAGTTTCCGCAATTGCTCGACCGCGGCGAGAACCTGTTCCGCCGCAATGCCGTCAAGAGCATCCTGATCGCACGCTACGTCGGCGCCATCCGGCCGTTCGTGCCTGCGATCGCCGGCATCGCGAAGATGCCGTTGCGGCGCTACCTGCCGGTCAGCGGCGTGGCCTGCCTGTCATGGGGTGCGCTGTTCTTGGCCCCGGGCTGGCTGTTCGGCGCGTCCTACGATGCGGTCGCCGCGGTCGCCGACCGGCTGGCGATCGTGCTCGGCGCGCTGGTCGCGGTGCTGGCGCTGGCCTGGGCCATCGTGCTCTACACCTATCGCTGGTTCGACGCGCACGCCAACAGCCTGCTCGCCCGCCTGCTCGGCTGGACCCGCCAGCATCCGCGGCTGGGCCGCTACGCGGTGGCGCTGGTCGATCCGCGGCGCCCGGAATCGGCCTCGCTGGCGATCCTGGCGGTCTGCCTGCTGGCGATTGGCTGGGCCTGGTTCGCGCTGCTGGCGACAGTGATCATGCGCGGCGAGCCGCTGCTGCTCGACCAGACCGTGTTCCAGTTCATGTACGAGCTGCGCAACCCGCTGGCCGACCGGCTGATGGCCGGCCTGGCCTCGATCGGCGATGTGCATGTGCTCGGTCCGGCGGTCGCGTTGACGCTCGGCTGGCTGATCTGGCGGCGCCGCTGGCTGGGCGCGGCGCACTGGCTGGCGGCTCTGGCCTTCGGCATGGCGCTGACCGCGCTGCTGGGCGCGGTGATCGACATGCCCAGGCCGCCGACCGCGCACGGCGGCTTTGGCTTCCCCGCGGTCGAGATCACGATGGCGACGATCGTCTTCGGCTTCTTCGCGGTGCTGATCGCACGCGAGCTGCCCGGGCGCTCGCGGGTCTGGCCGTACCTGGTGTCAGGCGCGGTGGTCGCGGTGCTGGGCTTCGCGCGGTTGTACCTGGGCGCGCATTGGCTCAGCGACATCGTCGGCGGCATGCTGCTGGGCATCGTCTGGCTGCTGGTGCTGGGCATCGCCTATCGCCGCCACGTGGACCGCTCATTCTGGATGCGTCCGGTGGCGACGATCTTCTACGTCACCTTCGTGCTGGCCGCGCTGTGGCATGCGCCGCGCGCAGTCGATCCGCTACTGGCACGCTTGGTCGCCGCCCCGCCGGCGCGGACGTTGGCGGTCGGCGACTGGTGGGCGCGCGACTGGGCGCAGCTGCCCGGCCAGCTGCGCGAGCGCGACCCGGCCCACCGCTGGCCGCTGGATCTGCAGGTCGCCGGCCCGCTGGCGCCGCTGCAGGCCCGGCTCCAGGCGCAAGGCTGGCAGGTGCAGCCGCAGGCCGACTGGATGCAGGTGCTCAACCTGCTCGACGACGATGTGCCCGCCGACGACAAGCCGGTGCTGCCGGCCACACTCGACGCCAATGCCGAATCGCTGTTGATGCGTCGGGTCACCGACGAATCCCGGATCGAGGTCCTGCGCCTGTGGCGCGCGCCGGTGCAGCTCGACGATGCCCAACCGCTGTGGCTGGGCACCAGCCAGTCGATGCTGCAGACCCGACCGTTCGGCCTGTTCAGCCTGTGGCAGCCGCAGCCCGATGCGCACGGCGTGCATCGCGGCTTGCGCGATGTGCTGACGGGCTTCGAATGGCGCGAGGACGTGCACCCGCAGTCGGGCGTACCGACCTTGCGGCTGCGCATCGCCGGCGACGGCTCAGTCGTCGACCAGCCGCAGTAG